A region from the Spirochaeta thermophila DSM 6192 genome encodes:
- the leuC gene encoding 3-isopropylmalate dehydratase large subunit, with translation MAGKTLFQKVWEAHVVDRLPTGQYQLFIGLHLLHEVTSPQAFAALREKGLKVAFPERTFATVDHIVPTHDQGRPFVDPQAERMMQELEKNVREFGIRFFNLESGRQGIVHVIGPELGLTQPGMTIACGDSHTSTHGAFGSLGFGIGTSQIRDVLATGTLAMEPLKVRKIEVNGRLGPGVTPKDVILFIINRLGVKGGIGYAYEYAGDVFEDMEMDGRMTVCNMSIEGGARIGYVNPDEKTFAYLKGREFAPRGEAWDRAVAYWRSVASDPDAVYDDVVVFDAAEIAPMVTWGITPGQSVPVDGVLPDPAALPESEREIAELAYRHMGFRPGMRILGTRIDVAFVGSCTNGRISDLRAAAELVRGKKVAPHVRAFVVPGSMQVKRQAEEEGLHEIFMDAGFEWRGAGCSICLGMNLDRLEGDQISASSSNRNFIGRQGSPKGRTLLMSPQMVAAAAIAGEVVDIREVG, from the coding sequence ATGGCCGGGAAGACCCTCTTTCAAAAGGTGTGGGAGGCACACGTGGTGGATCGACTGCCCACGGGGCAGTACCAGCTCTTCATCGGGCTCCATCTCCTCCACGAGGTGACGAGCCCCCAGGCGTTCGCGGCCCTGAGGGAGAAGGGGCTCAAGGTGGCGTTCCCCGAGCGCACCTTCGCCACGGTGGATCACATCGTTCCCACCCACGACCAGGGGCGGCCCTTCGTGGATCCACAGGCGGAACGCATGATGCAGGAGCTCGAGAAGAACGTGCGCGAGTTCGGCATCAGGTTCTTCAACCTGGAGAGCGGACGTCAGGGGATCGTCCATGTGATAGGGCCGGAGCTCGGTCTCACCCAGCCCGGTATGACCATCGCGTGCGGCGATTCGCATACCTCGACGCATGGGGCCTTCGGCTCGCTCGGATTCGGTATCGGCACGAGTCAGATCCGTGATGTGCTCGCCACGGGTACCCTCGCCATGGAGCCGCTCAAGGTGAGGAAGATAGAGGTGAACGGGCGGCTCGGTCCGGGGGTGACGCCGAAGGACGTGATCCTCTTCATCATCAACCGGCTCGGTGTGAAGGGGGGTATAGGGTACGCCTATGAGTATGCAGGGGATGTCTTCGAGGACATGGAGATGGACGGTCGGATGACGGTGTGCAACATGTCGATAGAGGGTGGGGCGAGGATCGGATACGTGAACCCCGATGAGAAGACCTTTGCCTATCTCAAAGGCAGGGAGTTCGCTCCCAGGGGAGAGGCGTGGGACAGGGCCGTGGCCTACTGGAGGAGTGTGGCCTCTGATCCGGATGCGGTCTACGATGACGTGGTGGTCTTCGATGCTGCCGAGATCGCGCCCATGGTGACGTGGGGGATCACGCCGGGGCAGAGTGTGCCCGTGGACGGCGTGCTCCCGGATCCGGCGGCCCTGCCCGAGAGCGAGCGGGAGATCGCCGAGCTGGCGTACCGCCATATGGGATTCAGGCCGGGCATGCGGATCCTCGGCACCAGGATCGACGTGGCCTTCGTGGGGAGCTGTACGAACGGCCGGATCTCCGACCTCAGGGCCGCGGCGGAACTGGTGAGGGGCAAGAAGGTGGCGCCTCATGTCCGGGCCTTCGTGGTGCCGGGATCGATGCAGGTGAAGCGGCAAGCCGAGGAGGAAGGGCTTCACGAGATCTTCATGGATGCCGGATTCGAGTGGCGTGGGGCCGGATGCTCGATCTGTCTGGGGATGAACCTCGACAGGCTCGAGGGCGACCAGATCAGCGCGAGCTCAAGCAACCGGAACTTCATCGGCCGTCAGGGGAGTCCCAAGGGGCGCACCCTGCTCATGTCCCCGCAGATGGTGGCTGCTGCGGCCATCGCAGGGGAGGTAGTGGATATACGAGAGGTAGGATAG
- a CDS encoding MFS transporter, with amino-acid sequence MLSQRELKRTMRYSLLSGVAFVFWFQVCSPQSLFNVFIKNHLGAGASGLGLLIAVISMMGVLQIFAVPLFNMVKTPKWLWLITHVIHRLHSFVLAGVAFSVASGGDKETGFWIIVVTMGVSWALTNLTGSGWWSWMADLFPEEIRAEFFGKRSALSNVVNMIWFFAVSLSLDLVPEEGVFLFWGVVFIIGGIGGLADILFHLPMPARSHEREQGVGFKGLWEPLKDERFRPFLFVIGTVLFAVNLSMPFLSPYIVDPRHVGAPNFWLGIQFILFQITWVLTAPLWGLSMDRFGRKPAVVLGVLGRLSWVGFLFLSPTNYQVIIPLASIVTGIFGPPLWDGMQQMMLSLAPERGRVSYVAWFWLVWGVASAGGSALGGVISDAVDAASFSIRGVGPVDGFQVVLSLSLFLCAVALMVLMGIEEGKGKTARYVLARLANPGVVRTYVNMGIIRGSAPSERVVSALRAVNERDSLLLEEVKARLNDPDEEVRREAIQALARLRASSAVDLLVSHLRDDSSSLRVEAARALGAIGDPRAIPALIEGLTSSSPELQLACTYALGEIGGEEAAGVLLSTLKDEESPEHLKVSGATAAAKLGVLEAAWEIIPLMHRSPNRVLKTQLAIALANLLGRPGEFYRLVTGGEQEEVRERMLRSLPAQCSRLLFRMGLPSKEVETIRKGITEAVDLFLEGRKEECRETLGEVGKRLVLLCAEARNVEEGTVFEKACRLDQRLGVWWWLLKKARETDDPGQLELDLLVLLYALGVMEIP; translated from the coding sequence ATGCTTTCCCAGAGAGAGCTCAAGCGGACCATGCGCTATTCCCTCCTGAGTGGGGTGGCGTTCGTCTTCTGGTTCCAGGTGTGTTCCCCTCAGTCGCTCTTCAACGTGTTCATAAAGAATCATCTTGGGGCAGGGGCGAGCGGCCTGGGTCTCCTCATCGCGGTCATCTCCATGATGGGGGTGCTTCAGATCTTCGCGGTGCCCCTCTTCAACATGGTGAAGACGCCGAAATGGTTGTGGCTCATCACCCATGTCATCCATCGGCTTCACAGCTTCGTGCTCGCCGGTGTGGCCTTCTCCGTGGCATCGGGGGGCGACAAGGAGACGGGGTTCTGGATCATTGTCGTGACCATGGGGGTGAGCTGGGCCCTCACCAACCTCACGGGTTCAGGGTGGTGGTCCTGGATGGCGGATCTCTTCCCCGAGGAGATCCGGGCGGAGTTCTTCGGAAAACGTTCCGCCCTTTCCAATGTGGTGAACATGATCTGGTTCTTCGCGGTGAGTCTTTCGCTCGATCTGGTTCCCGAGGAGGGTGTCTTTCTCTTCTGGGGTGTGGTGTTCATCATCGGTGGGATAGGGGGGCTCGCGGACATCCTCTTCCATCTGCCCATGCCGGCGAGATCCCATGAGCGGGAGCAGGGTGTCGGTTTCAAGGGGCTGTGGGAACCTCTCAAGGACGAGCGCTTCAGGCCCTTCCTCTTCGTCATAGGGACCGTCCTCTTCGCCGTGAACCTCTCGATGCCCTTCCTGTCCCCCTATATCGTGGATCCGCGGCACGTGGGGGCCCCCAACTTCTGGCTGGGGATCCAGTTCATACTCTTCCAGATCACCTGGGTGCTCACCGCACCCCTCTGGGGGCTCTCCATGGACCGGTTCGGGAGGAAACCGGCGGTGGTGCTCGGCGTCCTGGGACGTCTCTCGTGGGTGGGGTTCCTGTTCCTCTCGCCGACGAACTACCAGGTGATCATCCCCCTCGCTTCCATCGTGACCGGCATCTTCGGCCCCCCGCTTTGGGACGGTATGCAACAGATGATGCTCTCTCTCGCCCCTGAGCGGGGAAGGGTCTCCTACGTGGCCTGGTTCTGGCTCGTGTGGGGTGTGGCATCGGCGGGAGGATCGGCGCTGGGCGGCGTGATAAGCGATGCCGTGGATGCAGCCTCCTTCTCCATCCGGGGGGTGGGGCCGGTGGACGGGTTCCAGGTGGTGCTCTCGCTCTCGTTGTTCCTGTGTGCCGTGGCCCTCATGGTGCTCATGGGTATCGAAGAAGGGAAGGGCAAGACGGCCCGGTATGTCCTCGCCCGGCTCGCCAACCCGGGGGTGGTCCGGACCTACGTGAACATGGGTATCATCCGCGGATCCGCCCCCTCCGAGCGTGTGGTCTCGGCCCTGAGGGCGGTGAACGAGCGAGACAGCCTCCTCCTGGAGGAGGTGAAGGCGCGGCTCAACGACCCCGACGAGGAAGTGCGGCGTGAGGCGATACAGGCGCTCGCCAGACTGCGGGCCTCCTCGGCCGTGGACCTGCTCGTCTCCCACCTCCGTGACGACTCCTCCTCCCTCAGGGTGGAGGCGGCCCGGGCCCTGGGGGCGATCGGTGACCCGCGGGCCATCCCGGCGCTCATCGAGGGGCTCACTTCTTCTTCCCCGGAGCTCCAGCTCGCCTGTACCTATGCCCTGGGGGAGATAGGGGGCGAGGAGGCCGCAGGCGTGCTCCTCTCCACCCTCAAGGACGAGGAGTCGCCCGAGCATCTTAAGGTCTCGGGGGCCACGGCCGCGGCGAAACTGGGTGTGCTGGAGGCGGCATGGGAGATCATTCCTCTCATGCACCGTTCTCCGAATCGCGTACTCAAGACACAGCTCGCCATCGCCCTCGCGAACCTCCTCGGGAGACCGGGGGAGTTCTACCGACTGGTGACCGGGGGTGAACAGGAAGAGGTGCGGGAGAGGATGCTCCGATCGCTCCCTGCCCAATGCAGCAGACTCCTCTTCAGGATGGGCCTTCCTTCGAAGGAGGTGGAGACGATCCGGAAGGGGATCACGGAAGCGGTCGACCTCTTCCTCGAGGGGAGGAAGGAGGAGTGCAGGGAGACCCTCGGAGAGGTGGGCAAGAGGCTCGTCCTCCTGTGTGCAGAGGCGAGGAACGTAGAAGAGGGCACGGTGTTCGAAAAGGCCTGCCGGCTGGATCAGCGCCTCGGCGTGTGGTGGTGGCTCCTCAAGAAGGCCCGGGAGACCGACGATCCAGGGCAGCTGGAACTCGATCTTCTCGTCCTCCTCTACGCCCTCGGGGTGATGGAGATCCCGTGA
- a CDS encoding chemotaxis protein CheA — translation MKALLKNLKTLERCLSSYVPGDVIALAEIRELLGEVRREFERTPSLKKLEGVLATFLQISDRLASDPGLEAGFVELLSGVVGDLILFFTRKIEAKTFAAHLRSFIPRLKEMLSSSAPREEKGRPRYPSDYFDALVDDDRLLSQFFHEASDHLNEAQYTLLDLEYDPTNKELVNDIFRNFHTIKGSSAFLGLRNIEEVSHSIEDLFVLVRDDKIFLSRDLIDVVFYGIELIRVLLDIMETSGFEREKMTQAFLQVDIFTYLHLMERILTEYTVKKIGEILQEEGKLKPEDLHVLLERQEKGGGERMPLGKLAVEERLVMPEDVVGALKKQQDQRAKARRLGYVKVSNEKLNMLIDLVGELVIHQSMLQQHLLAEEDRERLDRTLTSLETTTSTIKNLVLSLGMLPMGDLFNRLRVAIRHTAEELGKAIIVDTEGEETELDRNMLEVLYDPLLHLVRNAVDHGIESPEEREKAGKLRVGKISLRAEHRGSGIQIVVEDDGRGIDRKKVVEKALLLGLVRKEDAGRMSEKEVYDLLFLPGFSTKERVDTTSGRGVGMDVVKKNLESIHGRVEVESEEGKFTRFIIGLPLTLAIIDGLVTVIGKNRYIFPFGAVEEIAVIPRDRLRMEEEQNATLLFHRGRHIPVLFSHRILGEERHEEGDSFLGVLVLHERSSYCVVVDEIVGKQEVVIKNLGGLLSGYRYLSGGTIFGDGSIGFVLDIQGLIEEAEARSAAKTVLREV, via the coding sequence GTGAAGGCTCTTCTGAAGAACCTGAAGACGTTGGAACGGTGTCTCTCCTCGTATGTTCCAGGGGATGTGATCGCACTCGCCGAGATCCGGGAGCTCCTCGGTGAGGTCCGGAGGGAGTTCGAGAGGACCCCTTCGCTCAAGAAACTCGAAGGCGTGCTCGCTACCTTTCTCCAGATCTCGGACCGGCTCGCCTCGGATCCGGGGTTGGAGGCCGGCTTCGTGGAGCTCCTCTCGGGGGTGGTGGGTGATCTCATCCTCTTCTTCACGAGGAAGATCGAGGCGAAGACCTTCGCGGCCCACCTCAGATCCTTCATCCCTCGACTCAAGGAGATGCTCTCCTCCTCAGCCCCACGGGAGGAGAAGGGGCGTCCCCGGTATCCCTCCGATTACTTCGACGCCCTCGTGGACGACGACCGGCTTCTCTCGCAGTTCTTCCACGAGGCGTCCGACCACCTCAACGAGGCCCAGTACACGCTCCTCGATCTCGAGTACGATCCCACGAACAAGGAACTCGTCAACGACATTTTCCGGAACTTCCATACGATCAAGGGGTCTTCCGCGTTCCTCGGCCTCAGGAACATAGAGGAGGTCAGTCACAGTATAGAGGATCTCTTCGTCCTCGTGCGCGATGACAAGATCTTTCTCTCTCGGGATCTCATCGATGTGGTGTTCTACGGGATAGAACTCATCAGGGTGTTGCTCGACATCATGGAGACCTCCGGATTCGAACGGGAGAAGATGACCCAGGCATTCCTCCAGGTGGATATCTTCACCTACCTCCACCTCATGGAGCGTATACTCACGGAATATACGGTGAAGAAGATCGGCGAGATCCTCCAGGAGGAGGGGAAGCTGAAGCCCGAAGACCTCCACGTGCTCCTTGAGCGTCAGGAGAAGGGAGGGGGAGAACGGATGCCCCTGGGGAAACTCGCTGTTGAGGAGCGGCTCGTGATGCCGGAGGACGTGGTGGGGGCCCTCAAGAAACAGCAGGATCAGCGGGCCAAGGCGAGACGGCTGGGATACGTGAAGGTCTCCAACGAGAAGCTCAACATGCTCATCGATCTGGTGGGGGAGCTGGTGATCCATCAATCGATGCTCCAGCAACACCTTCTGGCAGAGGAGGACAGGGAGCGGCTCGACAGGACGCTCACGAGCCTGGAGACGACCACCTCGACCATCAAGAACCTGGTCCTCTCACTCGGCATGCTCCCCATGGGCGATCTCTTCAACCGGCTCAGGGTGGCCATACGGCATACCGCGGAGGAGCTCGGCAAGGCGATCATCGTGGACACCGAGGGAGAGGAGACGGAACTCGACAGGAACATGCTGGAGGTGCTCTACGACCCCCTGCTCCACCTCGTGCGGAACGCCGTGGATCACGGTATCGAATCCCCCGAGGAACGGGAGAAGGCGGGGAAGCTCAGGGTCGGCAAGATCTCCCTGCGCGCGGAACACCGGGGGAGCGGCATCCAGATCGTGGTGGAGGACGACGGACGGGGTATCGACCGCAAGAAGGTGGTGGAGAAGGCCCTGCTCCTCGGCCTCGTCCGCAAGGAGGATGCGGGGCGGATGAGCGAGAAGGAGGTCTACGACCTCCTCTTCCTTCCAGGGTTCTCCACCAAGGAACGGGTGGACACCACCTCGGGCAGGGGGGTGGGGATGGACGTGGTGAAGAAGAATCTCGAGTCCATCCACGGCAGGGTCGAGGTGGAGAGCGAAGAGGGGAAGTTCACCCGATTCATCATCGGACTTCCCCTCACCCTGGCCATCATCGACGGACTCGTCACGGTGATCGGGAAGAATCGGTACATCTTCCCCTTCGGGGCGGTGGAGGAGATCGCCGTGATACCCCGGGACCGACTCCGTATGGAGGAGGAGCAGAACGCCACCCTCCTGTTCCATCGGGGGCGGCACATCCCCGTGCTCTTCTCCCATCGCATCCTAGGAGAGGAGAGGCACGAAGAAGGGGATTCCTTCCTCGGGGTCCTCGTGCTCCACGAGCGTTCCTCCTACTGCGTGGTGGTGGACGAGATCGTGGGAAAGCAGGAGGTGGTGATCAAGAATCTGGGGGGATTGCTCTCCGGTTATCGCTATCTCTCTGGTGGTACCATATTCGGGGACGGGAGTATAGGTTTCGTCCTCGACATCCAGGGATTGATAGAAGAGGCGGAGGCCAGATCGGCGGCCAAGACGGTATTGAGGGAGGTGTGA
- a CDS encoding response regulator: MKHIMVVDDSEVILRIVSQTLQMHGYSQILTASNGKDALPIIKEHLGKIALYIFDVNMPEMDGLSLLKEVRALDKTTPIIMLTTETDKEKIIAARESGATGWIIKPFEGEKFIKVVKMYLG, encoded by the coding sequence ATGAAACACATCATGGTGGTGGACGACTCGGAGGTCATCCTCAGGATCGTGAGTCAGACACTCCAGATGCATGGGTATTCCCAGATACTCACGGCATCCAACGGAAAGGATGCCCTGCCTATCATCAAGGAACACCTGGGCAAGATCGCGCTCTATATCTTCGATGTGAACATGCCGGAGATGGACGGTCTCTCCCTCCTCAAGGAGGTGAGGGCCCTGGACAAGACCACGCCCATCATCATGCTCACCACGGAGACCGACAAAGAGAAGATCATAGCTGCCAGGGAGTCCGGTGCCACCGGATGGATCATAAAGCCTTTCGAGGGCGAGAAGTTCATCAAGGTGGTGAAGATGTACCTCGGGTAA
- a CDS encoding chemotaxis protein CheW — MADPVLNKYLLFSLGEEHYGIPIAKVQEVVRYIPITRLHDTSRFLKGVVNLRGRIVPIIDLRLKFGFEERPYTDRTVFIVVEVLSPRSPYLVGLAVDAVEDVVEIPDTRVEKMPSVGGKMKSHYLYGLVQLDDRLVLLLNLEEILSTEEVVKISEKVEPQKVSPEPSPSQRKG, encoded by the coding sequence ATGGCTGATCCGGTTCTCAACAAGTATCTGCTCTTTTCCCTCGGGGAGGAACACTACGGGATCCCCATCGCCAAGGTCCAGGAGGTGGTACGATACATCCCCATCACCAGGTTGCACGACACCTCCCGCTTCCTCAAGGGGGTGGTCAATCTCAGGGGAAGGATCGTGCCGATCATAGATCTGAGGCTCAAGTTCGGCTTCGAGGAGAGACCCTACACGGATCGGACGGTCTTCATCGTGGTGGAGGTCTTGAGTCCCCGCAGTCCCTACCTGGTCGGCCTCGCCGTCGATGCGGTGGAGGACGTGGTGGAGATACCGGATACACGGGTGGAGAAGATGCCCAGCGTAGGGGGCAAGATGAAGTCGCACTACCTCTACGGGCTGGTGCAGCTGGATGACCGACTCGTCCTCCTCCTCAATCTCGAGGAGATCCTGAGCACCGAAGAAGTAGTGAAGATCTCGGAGAAGGTGGAGCCCCAGAAGGTCTCACCGGAACCCTCTCCCTCCCAGCGTAAGGGATAA
- a CDS encoding protein-glutamate methylesterase/protein-glutamine glutaminase, giving the protein MSEKIRVLVVDDSAIVREVLSRLIGGAPDMELAGTAPDPFIARDKILRTNPDVLTLDIEMPRLDGLSFLERLMHYRPLPVVVVSSVTTKDSTAVVRALELGAFDVVNKPGDSTSVGEVGEQILEKIRAAYRYRDQFIGKWRLLKEKGARSGPPAHHLSVVETTEKLVVLGASTGGTVALEEVLSRLPRGMPPVVVVQHMPPVFTAQFARRLDELCTLRVKEAEDGERLEKGTVYIAPGGYHLVLERRGEFLYVRLTRDEKVNFQRPSVDVLFESAAEVAGKNTLGVLLTGMGKDGAEGLLRIKEAGGHTIAQDEASSIVWGMPRVAVEMGAAKEVLPLDRIAERMVKVVSSEGGG; this is encoded by the coding sequence ATGAGCGAGAAGATCCGCGTGCTGGTGGTGGACGACTCGGCGATCGTGAGGGAGGTCCTCTCACGGCTCATAGGGGGGGCTCCTGACATGGAGCTCGCGGGGACCGCCCCGGATCCCTTCATCGCGAGGGACAAGATCCTCAGGACGAACCCCGATGTCCTCACCCTTGACATCGAGATGCCTCGTCTGGACGGGCTCTCGTTCCTCGAGCGGCTCATGCACTACCGCCCCCTCCCGGTGGTCGTGGTGAGCTCGGTGACCACTAAGGACTCGACGGCGGTGGTGAGGGCTCTGGAGCTGGGGGCCTTCGACGTGGTGAACAAGCCGGGGGACAGTACGAGCGTGGGGGAGGTGGGTGAGCAGATCCTCGAGAAGATCCGTGCGGCCTACAGGTACAGGGATCAGTTCATCGGCAAGTGGCGCCTCCTCAAGGAGAAGGGGGCGAGATCAGGTCCTCCTGCCCACCATCTCTCGGTGGTGGAGACCACCGAGAAGCTCGTAGTGCTGGGTGCCTCCACCGGCGGCACGGTGGCGTTGGAGGAGGTGCTCTCCCGGCTCCCGAGGGGGATGCCGCCTGTGGTGGTGGTGCAGCACATGCCGCCGGTGTTCACCGCCCAGTTCGCGCGACGGCTGGACGAGCTCTGCACGCTGCGGGTGAAGGAGGCCGAGGATGGGGAGCGTCTCGAGAAGGGAACAGTGTACATCGCACCGGGTGGGTACCACCTCGTCCTGGAACGGCGGGGCGAGTTCCTCTACGTGCGTCTCACCCGGGACGAGAAGGTGAACTTCCAGCGTCCCTCGGTCGACGTGCTCTTCGAGTCTGCGGCGGAAGTGGCCGGGAAGAACACCCTTGGTGTGCTTCTCACCGGGATGGGCAAGGACGGGGCGGAGGGACTCCTGAGGATAAAGGAGGCGGGGGGGCACACCATCGCACAGGACGAGGCCTCTTCGATCGTGTGGGGGATGCCGAGGGTTGCGGTGGAGATGGGGGCAGCGAAGGAGGTCCTCCCTCTGGATCGGATCGCCGAGCGGATGGTGAAGGTCGTCTCGTCAGAGGGCGGGGGATGA
- a CDS encoding methyl-accepting chemotaxis protein, giving the protein MKRTSSWFASIRALTVLAEVGLVASLLLLVMMQVFDMEGWTFLPLLLVVLFVLLGLVVFLRRERRYIVELEQVVEHTIDAYRGVSLQLLLAIGDIYRDMLSLQEEYLSPLPAEVEESRSMLDRVFSSETEFAKLIEEERKRIDGLKGVDLKKLLRGVAGFEVISRRYILASLVILGTVVKKMKEVISEKLELSRSMSRGLVEVSIVHDLIKRWDELSDQLIVKEVSQSFQEIAPMREMLEKTLKVLAGDIPEMKRQQEEAREFLLLQRRRLEEFFEVMEKVKYEFSLSMERYFDELKGIPSVVKEISEIAENVKMVSFKLSIEASKAGDRSFTLIARELRTLSEKVSLFAKEITGRVSLTTQTVEKERRIQLEKLEELERIMGESSSLTQELDRYDESVRRISDSFEMQLKRIGNIEEYGREANRLLMRFFEIAQQLVIVQEELLHRDAFVEELMQGLQKHLEDFVSREESYRENKEVVRAILERLKSRITTKRERLLLKDFYRKFLGEEWEEDVSPTDDSIIIF; this is encoded by the coding sequence ATGAAACGAACGAGCTCCTGGTTCGCCTCGATCCGTGCACTCACCGTCCTCGCTGAAGTAGGGCTTGTCGCTTCTCTGTTGCTACTCGTGATGATGCAGGTGTTCGACATGGAGGGATGGACGTTTCTCCCCCTCCTCCTCGTGGTGCTTTTCGTCCTCCTCGGCCTCGTGGTTTTCCTGAGGAGGGAGCGGCGCTACATAGTGGAGTTGGAACAGGTGGTAGAGCACACCATCGATGCCTATCGGGGTGTCTCCCTCCAGCTTCTCCTCGCGATCGGCGACATCTACAGGGACATGCTCTCCCTTCAAGAGGAGTACCTCTCTCCTCTGCCTGCCGAGGTCGAGGAGTCCCGGTCCATGTTGGATAGGGTGTTCTCCTCAGAGACCGAGTTCGCGAAGCTCATAGAGGAGGAACGGAAGAGGATCGATGGCCTCAAAGGAGTCGATCTCAAGAAGCTCCTCCGCGGCGTGGCGGGATTCGAAGTGATCAGCCGACGGTACATCCTCGCCTCCCTGGTGATACTGGGGACAGTCGTAAAGAAGATGAAGGAGGTGATCTCGGAGAAGCTCGAGCTCTCCAGGAGCATGTCCCGCGGGCTGGTGGAGGTCTCCATCGTCCACGACCTCATAAAACGGTGGGACGAGCTGTCGGATCAGCTCATCGTGAAGGAGGTCTCCCAGAGCTTCCAGGAGATCGCGCCGATGCGGGAGATGCTGGAGAAGACCCTCAAGGTCCTCGCCGGGGACATCCCCGAGATGAAACGCCAACAGGAGGAGGCGAGGGAGTTCCTCCTCCTCCAGAGGAGGAGGCTCGAGGAATTCTTCGAAGTGATGGAGAAGGTGAAGTACGAGTTCTCTCTCAGCATGGAGCGGTACTTCGATGAACTCAAGGGTATCCCTTCTGTGGTGAAAGAGATCTCAGAGATTGCGGAGAACGTGAAGATGGTCTCGTTCAAACTGAGCATCGAGGCGAGCAAGGCGGGGGACAGGAGCTTCACCCTCATCGCCAGGGAACTCAGGACCCTCTCCGAGAAGGTGTCCCTCTTCGCAAAGGAGATCACAGGGAGGGTGAGCCTCACCACCCAGACCGTGGAGAAAGAGAGGAGGATCCAACTCGAGAAACTTGAGGAACTCGAACGGATCATGGGGGAATCGAGTTCCCTCACCCAGGAGCTTGATCGATACGACGAGAGCGTCCGCAGGATCTCGGATTCGTTCGAGATGCAGCTCAAGCGTATCGGCAACATCGAAGAGTACGGGCGTGAGGCGAACCGGCTCCTCATGCGGTTCTTCGAGATCGCCCAGCAACTGGTGATCGTCCAGGAGGAGTTGCTCCACCGGGATGCCTTTGTCGAGGAGCTCATGCAGGGTCTCCAGAAACACCTCGAGGACTTCGTCTCCCGTGAGGAGAGTTACAGGGAGAACAAGGAGGTGGTGAGGGCCATCCTCGAGCGACTCAAATCGAGGATCACGACCAAGCGGGAACGTCTCCTCCTCAAGGATTTCTACAGGAAGTTCCTGGGAGAGGAATGGGAAGAGGATGTCTCACCCACGGACGACTCCATCATCATCTTCTAG
- a CDS encoding CheR family methyltransferase translates to MSALSPSMFTRLSGLFYEITGIRLKEYKRYLLEYRLMRLVGPDRRFSSFEELYEALREDHTGELRGLFVHLLTTNYTYFFRESLHFPVVREYLQGRGREEPYVRIWSAGCATGEETYSIAMVVRDALPDVDARDLKILGTDISPEVLYVAHAGVYPLRKIQSSPYDHLLARYCRFDEREGILEVKDEVKRLVTFRRLNLMDPYPFRRMFDVVFLRNVLIYFDLPEKERILSKVYDVVKPEGYLILGLSESLVGVRHRFLHLKASIYTKRG, encoded by the coding sequence ATGTCCGCCCTCTCTCCCTCGATGTTCACCCGGCTTTCCGGGCTCTTCTACGAGATCACCGGGATACGGCTCAAGGAGTACAAGCGGTATCTCCTCGAATACCGCCTCATGCGGCTCGTGGGGCCTGATCGGAGGTTCTCCTCGTTCGAGGAGCTCTACGAGGCGCTCCGCGAGGACCACACGGGGGAGCTCAGGGGGCTCTTCGTCCACCTCCTCACCACGAACTACACCTACTTCTTCCGTGAGTCCCTGCACTTCCCGGTGGTACGTGAGTATCTCCAGGGAAGAGGCAGGGAGGAACCCTATGTGAGGATATGGAGCGCGGGGTGCGCCACCGGAGAGGAGACGTACAGTATCGCCATGGTGGTGAGGGATGCCCTCCCCGATGTGGATGCGCGGGATCTCAAGATCCTGGGTACGGACATCTCGCCCGAGGTCTTGTACGTGGCGCATGCTGGTGTCTATCCGCTGAGGAAAATCCAGTCGTCTCCGTACGACCATCTCCTCGCGCGCTACTGCAGGTTCGACGAGAGGGAGGGTATCCTCGAGGTGAAGGATGAGGTGAAGAGGCTGGTGACGTTCAGGCGCCTCAACCTCATGGACCCCTATCCGTTCAGACGCATGTTCGATGTGGTGTTCCTCCGGAATGTGCTCATCTATTTCGACCTCCCCGAGAAGGAGCGGATCCTCTCGAAGGTCTACGACGTGGTGAAACCGGAAGGGTATCTCATCCTGGGCCTCTCGGAGAGCCTCGTGGGTGTGCGCCACCGGTTTCTTCACCTCAAGGCTTCCATCTACACCAAGAGGGGGTGA
- a CDS encoding chemotaxis protein CheD, producing the protein MHEYFLHPGELIFSRRHMLVKTVLGSCVAVCLHDKVQRIGGMCHYLLPVAPTDEQRSTKYGDVAIRVLLSKFLGKAGSRKEDLLASVIGGAFVVFDEREIFFVGDRNVEVALRLLKEHGVYVLQMNTGGDYGRRVLFEPHTNRLVVEQIKGVTVDDLYNPEA; encoded by the coding sequence ATGCACGAGTACTTCCTGCATCCCGGAGAGCTTATCTTCTCCCGACGCCACATGCTCGTAAAGACCGTGCTGGGGTCATGTGTGGCGGTGTGCCTCCACGACAAGGTGCAGCGTATAGGGGGGATGTGCCACTACCTCCTCCCCGTGGCCCCCACGGACGAACAGCGGAGCACCAAGTACGGTGACGTGGCCATACGGGTCTTGCTCTCGAAGTTCCTGGGGAAGGCGGGATCCCGGAAGGAGGATCTGCTGGCCTCGGTGATAGGCGGGGCGTTCGTGGTCTTCGACGAGCGGGAGATCTTCTTCGTGGGTGACAGGAACGTGGAGGTCGCACTCAGGCTGCTCAAGGAGCATGGCGTCTATGTGCTCCAGATGAACACGGGCGGGGACTACGGGAGGAGGGTCCTCTTTGAACCTCACACCAACAGGCTGGTCGTCGAACAGATAAAGGGCGTGACCGTGGATGATCTCTACAACCCGGAGGCGTGA